The Panicum virgatum strain AP13 chromosome 5K, P.virgatum_v5, whole genome shotgun sequence genome has a window encoding:
- the LOC120708989 gene encoding TBC1 domain family member 13-like isoform X1, with protein MAGSPRSPPPPPPPEFEISRQSRIFAALSKKVIDLDELRMLAAQGVPDAAGVRSTVWKLLLGYLPDDRSLWEQELAKKRSQYAAFKDEFLSNPVETARQVEKEGNNNDNAEHVENGLLHRSEVTQEEHPLSLGKTSVWNNFFEYTEIMEQIDRDVKRTHPDMHFFCGDSSFAKSNQESLKNVLLIFAKLNAGIRYVQGMNEILAPLFFVFRSDPDDKNAKFAEADSFFCFVELLSGFRDNFCQKLDNSAVGIRGTLAKLSQLVGKYDAELQHHLEITTEVNPQFYAFRWITLLLTQEFNFADTIHIWDTLLSDPDGPQETLLRICCAMLILVRKRLLAGDFTSNLKLLQNYPPTNISHLLYVANKLH; from the exons ATGGCGGGCTCGCCGAgatctccaccgccgccgccgccgccggagttcgAGATCTCGCGGCAGTCCCGCATCTTCGCGGCG CTGTCCAAGAAGGTGATAGATCTCGATGAGCTGAGGATGCTGGCGGCTCAGGGCGTCCCGGACGCGGCCGGAGTCCGGTCGACTGTGTGGAAG CTGCTACTGGGCTATCTGCCCGACGACCGCTCGCTGTGGGAGCAGGAGCTGGCAAAGAAGAGATCACAGTACGCAGCTTTCAAAGATGAGTTTCTTAGCAACCCT GTAGAAACAGCGCGGCAAGTGgaaaaagaaggcaacaacAACGATAATGCAGAGCATGTTGAGAATGGGTTGCTCCACAGGTCAGAGGTAACCCAAGAGGAGCACCCTTTGAGCCTCGGGAAGACCAGTGTTTGGAATAATTTTTTTGAG TACACGGAGATTATGGAACAAATTGACCGCGATGTAAAGCGGACACACCCTGACATGCATTTCTTCTGTGGTGATTCATCTTTTGCAAAGTCCAATCAG GAATCTCTGAAAAATGTACTGTTAATCTTTGCCAAGCTGAATGCTGGAATAAGATATGTGCAAGGGATGAATGAAATTCTGGCTCCACTCTTCTTTGTCTTTCGGAGTGATCCAGATGATAAAAATGCT AAATTTGCAGAAGCCGATTCATTCTTTTGCTTCGTTGAGTTGCTTAGTGGGTTTAGAGACAACTTCTGCCAGAAACTCGACAACAGTGCTGTTGGCATTCGAGGTACACTTGCAAAATTATCACAACTTGTAGGAAAATATGATGCAGAACTCCAGCACCATTTGGAAATAACGACAGAA GTTAATCCCCAGTTCTATGCATTCAGATGGATAACGTTGCTGCTGACCCAGGAGTTCAACTTTGCCGATACTATTCATATATGGGACACGCTATTGAGCGATCCTGACGGTCCCCAG GAAACCTTGCTCAGAATATGCTGCGCAATGCTGATCCTTGTCCGGAAGCGGCTCTTGGCCGGCGATTTCACCTCGAACCTCAAGCTCCTGCAGAACTACCCCCCAACAAACATCAGCCACCTCCTGTACGTCGCGAACAAGCTGCACTGA
- the LOC120708989 gene encoding TBC1 domain family member 13-like isoform X2: MAGSPRSPPPPPPPEFEISRQSRIFAALSKKVIDLDELRMLAAQGVPDAAGVRSTVWKLLLGYLPDDRSLWEQELAKKRSQYAAFKDEFLSNPVETARQVEKEGNNNDNAEHVENGLLHRSEVTQEEHPLSLGKTSVWNNFFEYTEIMEQIDRDVKRTHPDMHFFCGDSSFAKSNQKFAEADSFFCFVELLSGFRDNFCQKLDNSAVGIRGTLAKLSQLVGKYDAELQHHLEITTEVNPQFYAFRWITLLLTQEFNFADTIHIWDTLLSDPDGPQETLLRICCAMLILVRKRLLAGDFTSNLKLLQNYPPTNISHLLYVANKLH; encoded by the exons ATGGCGGGCTCGCCGAgatctccaccgccgccgccgccgccggagttcgAGATCTCGCGGCAGTCCCGCATCTTCGCGGCG CTGTCCAAGAAGGTGATAGATCTCGATGAGCTGAGGATGCTGGCGGCTCAGGGCGTCCCGGACGCGGCCGGAGTCCGGTCGACTGTGTGGAAG CTGCTACTGGGCTATCTGCCCGACGACCGCTCGCTGTGGGAGCAGGAGCTGGCAAAGAAGAGATCACAGTACGCAGCTTTCAAAGATGAGTTTCTTAGCAACCCT GTAGAAACAGCGCGGCAAGTGgaaaaagaaggcaacaacAACGATAATGCAGAGCATGTTGAGAATGGGTTGCTCCACAGGTCAGAGGTAACCCAAGAGGAGCACCCTTTGAGCCTCGGGAAGACCAGTGTTTGGAATAATTTTTTTGAG TACACGGAGATTATGGAACAAATTGACCGCGATGTAAAGCGGACACACCCTGACATGCATTTCTTCTGTGGTGATTCATCTTTTGCAAAGTCCAATCAG AAATTTGCAGAAGCCGATTCATTCTTTTGCTTCGTTGAGTTGCTTAGTGGGTTTAGAGACAACTTCTGCCAGAAACTCGACAACAGTGCTGTTGGCATTCGAGGTACACTTGCAAAATTATCACAACTTGTAGGAAAATATGATGCAGAACTCCAGCACCATTTGGAAATAACGACAGAA GTTAATCCCCAGTTCTATGCATTCAGATGGATAACGTTGCTGCTGACCCAGGAGTTCAACTTTGCCGATACTATTCATATATGGGACACGCTATTGAGCGATCCTGACGGTCCCCAG GAAACCTTGCTCAGAATATGCTGCGCAATGCTGATCCTTGTCCGGAAGCGGCTCTTGGCCGGCGATTTCACCTCGAACCTCAAGCTCCTGCAGAACTACCCCCCAACAAACATCAGCCACCTCCTGTACGTCGCGAACAAGCTGCACTGA
- the LOC120708990 gene encoding BTB/POZ and TAZ domain-containing protein 1-like yields the protein MCEAPRLRCCGAGDAAAAVVDVDAAAAVVDVDVVTTGGRRRIPARSSVLASASPVLASILERRLRKDRESGKAGRSVVRIRGVTDDAAAAFVHLLDAGRCGDGEEDMEKYAVQVLVLAHAYQVPWLKRACEGAIAARLTADSVVDVLQLAALCDAPRLHLRCARLLAKEFAAVERTEAWRFLQENDPWQELQVLQGLHEADMRRRRWRRKRAEQRVYVELSEAMDCLDHICTEGCTEVGPAGRAPAPAPCARYATTCRGLQLLIRHFSQCHRKSCARCQRMWQLLRLHSALCDRPDRCNTPLCKRFKQKEEEKAAGEAGDDGDKWGLLLKKVKAARVFSSLANRQQMSSTSQC from the exons ATGTGCGAGGCACCACGGCTCCGCtgctgcggcgccggcgacgcggcTGCCGCGGTCGTCGACGTCGACGCGGCTGCCGCGGTCGTCGACGTCGACGTCGTCACCACCGGCGGGCGCAGGAGGATCCCGGCGCGTTCCTCTGTTCTG GCCTCGGCGTCGCCGGTGCTAGCGAGCATCCTCGAGCGCCGCCTGCGCAAGGACAGGGAGAGCGGCAAGGCCGGCCGCTCCGTCGTCCGGATCCGCGGCGTCACcgacgacgccgcggccgcgtTCGTCCACCTCCTCGACGCCGGCAG gtgcggcgacggcgaggaggacatGGAGAAGTACGCGGTGCAGGTGCTGGTGCTGGCGCACGCGTACCAGGTGCCGTGGCTGAAGCGGGCGTGCGAGGGCGCCATCGCCGCGCGCCTCACCGCGGACTCGGTGGTGGACGTGCTGCAGCTCGCCGCGCTCTGCGACGCGCCGCGCCTGCACCTGCGCTGCGCCAGGCTGCTCGCCAAGGAgttcgccgccgtcgagcgcaCCGAGGCGTGGCGCTTCCTGCAGGAGAACGACCCGTGGCAGGAGCTCCAGGTCCTGCAGGGCCTGCACGAGGCCGACATG cggcggcgcaggtggcgGCGGAAGCGCGCGGAGCAGCGCGTGTACGTGGAGCTGAGCGAGGCCATGGACTGCCTCGACCACATCTGCACGGAGGGCTGCACAGAGGTCGGGCCAGCggggcgggcgccggcgccggcgccgtgcgcGCGCTACGCCACCACCTGCCGGGGCCTGCAGCTGCTCATCCGCCACTTCTCCCAGTGCCACCGCAAGAGCTGCGCGCGGTGCCAGCGCATGTGGCAGCTGCTCCGCCTCCACTCCGCGCTCTGCGACCGCCCCGACCGCTGCAACACCCCGCTCTGCAA GAGGTTCAAGCAGAAAGAGGAGGAAAAAGCGGCCGGGGAGGCCGGTGATGATGGCGACAAATGGGGGCTTCTGCTGAAGAAGGTGAAGGCTGCCAGGGTCTTCTCTTCCCTGGCCAACAGGCAGCAGATGAGCTCCACCTCCCAGTGCTGA
- the LOC120708992 gene encoding uncharacterized protein LOC120708992 — MVRVATYFAMTFGAFLFWQSMDKVHVWIALHQDEKKERMERELEIKRMQAELMAQAKESE, encoded by the exons atggtgcGGGTGGCGACCTACTTCGCGATGACCTTCGGGGCGTTCCTCTTCTGGCAGTCCATGGACAAGGTCCACGTCTGGATCGCTCTCCACCAGGACGAGAAG AAAGAGAGGATGGAAAGGGAGCTGGAGATAAAGAGAATGCAGGCAGAGCTAATGGCCCAAGCTAAAGAGAGTGAATAA
- the LOC120708993 gene encoding magnesium transporter MRS2-F-like has product MRPHATGTGGGGVGRRKAGAAAAAASREWMVVPASGPARVEEAGKYAVMARTGLPARDLRVLDPLLSYPSTILGRERAIVVNLERVKAVITAAEVLLPNSKDPAFARFVRDLQTRVLASSSDQAADLTDMEGESSAVASPFPGPNSSKGHELEMTKKSTTVVPEMTSSTSMPNLAAAKDGYAKVLPFEFRALEVCLESACRSLEEETSTLEQEAYPALDELTSKISTLNLERVRQIKSRLVAISGRVQKVRDELEHLLDDEMDMAEMYLTEKLTQQEISEASSRVEVDDPSQTEEDRAEDYRSEPDGSNGSFIDYKPNIEELEMLLEAYFVQIDGTLNKLSHLREYVDDTEDYINIMLDDKQNQLLQMGVMLSTATVVITAGVAVVGLFGMNIGISLYDDPTTEEEKRAANMKFWETTLGTVAGCMILYIVAMGWGKRSGLLQ; this is encoded by the exons ATGAGGCCGCACGCCAcggggacgggcggcggcggcgtggggagaCGGAAGGCgggggccgccgctgccgccgcgagcCGAGAGTGGATGGTGGTGCCGGCGTCGGgcccggcgagggtggaggaaGCCGGGAAGTACGCGGTGATGGCACGGACGGGGCTTCCTGCGCGCGATCTCAGGGTGCTCGACCCGTTGCTCTCCTACCCGTCCACGATCCTGGGCCGTGAGCGCGCCATCGTCGTCAACCTCGAGCGCGTCAAGGCCGTGATCACCGCCGCCGAGGTGCTGCTTCCAAATTCTAAGGACCCCGCCTTCGCGCGCTTCGTCCGTGACCTCCAGACCCGCGTCCTCGCATCCTCTTCGGACCAG GCTGCAGATCTCACCGACATGGAGGGTGAATCATCAGCTGTTGCTTCACCATTTCCTGGTCCGAATTCATCCAAAGGACACGAATTGGAGATGACTAAGAAGTCTACTACTGTAGTGCCAGAAATGACAAGCAGCACCAGTATGCCTAATTTGGCTGCTGCAAAAGACGGATATGCCAAGGTTTTACCTTTTGAATTCCGAGCACTTGAAGTTTGCCTTGAGTCAGCCTGCAGATCTTTGGAAGAGGAA ACTTCTACTCTGGAGCAAGAGGCATATCCAGCATTAGATGAGCTGACATCGAAGATCAGTACATTAAACCTTGAGCGAGTTAGGCAAATCAAGAGCCGCCTGGTGGCGATATCTGGTCGTGTACAGAAG GTGAGGGATGAGCTTGAGCATTTGCTGGATGATGAAATGGATATGGCTGAAATGTACTTGACAGAGAAGCTTACTCAACAAGAAATCAGTGAGGCTTCATCTAGAGTTGAGGTTGATGATCCATCTCAGACTGAGGAGGACAG GGCTGAAGATTATAGAAGTGAGCCAGATGGAAGCAATGGTAGCTTTATTGATTATAAGCCTAACATTGAAGAACTGGAAATGCTTCTTGAGGCTTACTTTGTGCAGATTGATGGCACACTTAACAAGCTATCACAT CTGAGGGAGTATGTTGACGACACAGAAGATTATATCAACATAATGTTGGATGACAAGCAGAATCAGCTTCTACAGATGGGGGTTATGCTCTCGACTGCAACTGTCGTCATTACTGCTGGAGTGGCTGTTGTTGGACTTTTTGGGATGAATATTGGCATATCACTTTACGACGATCCAACAACTGAGGAGGAGAAAAGGGCAGCAAACATGAAATTCTGGGAGACCACTTTGGGGACCGTTGCTGGCTGTATGATTTTGTACATTGTAGCCATGGGTTGGGGGAAGAGAAGTGGGTTGCTGCAATGA
- the LOC120708994 gene encoding uncharacterized protein LOC120708994 isoform X1 has protein sequence MTEGTCSAASRHLLPRHQESTKKRKKASEATIRETWAELGQEGTRGSEIEGSEMASRIQYRNLTRKSFEENESNVDLMEHYKCILSKMLRGQDDSFCKGVNNEVQGTSTQNKGKEGYICKRTFPLFKEQFGGLSKNDKEKIKLALHEIITFLNNDVDEVDRDIQAMEESGETCQEVVKKLSTGLLGKLGKMAQGVDDLLNTAASKCRPMSTEEKIELGKCIRKLPEEALNRLVEIITRRKLASENSDRITMNLGELDDATLWRLYYHVEYALKENKK, from the exons ATGACGGAAGGAACATGCAGTGCGGCGAGCCGCCACCTGCTCCCTCGGCACCAAGAATCCACGAAGAAGCGCAAGAAGGCTAGCGAGGCCACGATAAGAGAGACTTGGGCGGAGCTAGGCCAAGAAGGAACCCGGGGGTCGGAGATTGAAGGATCTGAGATGGCTAG CCGCATACAATATAGGAATTTGACAAGGAAATCTTTCGAGGAGAATGAATCCAATGTTGATCTTATGGAGCACTACAAATGTATTCTATCTAAGATGTTGCGAGGGCAAGATGACTCTTTTTGTAAAGGAGTTAATAACGAAGTTCAAGGCACTAGTACTCAAAATAAGGGCAAAGAAGGCTACATTTGCAAGAGAACTTTTCCATTGTTTAAGGAACAATTCGGTGGTCTGTCAAAGAATGATAAGGAGAAAATAAAGCTTGCTCTTCATGAGATTATTACATTCCTCAACAATGATGTGGATGAG GTCGATCGAGATATTCAGGCAATGGAAGAAAGTGGCGAAACATGTCAAGAGGTTGTGAAGAAGTTATCTACTGGTTTATTGGGAAAG CTCGGCAAAATGGCGCAAGGTGTCGATGACTTGTTAAATACAGCAGCATCCAAATGCAG ACCTATGAGTACTGAGGAGAAAATTGAACTTGGTAAGTGCATCCGAAAGCTCCCAGAGGAGGCACTTAATCGCCTTGTGGAGATAATTACAAGAAGGAAACTGGCAAGTGAGAATTCTGATCGGATAACCATGAACTTGGGAGAACTG GATGATGCAACATTATGGAGGCTGTATTACCATGTGGAGTATGcgctaaaagaaaacaagaaatGA
- the LOC120708994 gene encoding uncharacterized protein LOC120708994 isoform X2 — protein sequence MTEGTCSAASRHLLPRHQESTKKRKKASEATIRETWAELGQEGTRGSEIEGSEMARNLTRKSFEENESNVDLMEHYKCILSKMLRGQDDSFCKGVNNEVQGTSTQNKGKEGYICKRTFPLFKEQFGGLSKNDKEKIKLALHEIITFLNNDVDEVDRDIQAMEESGETCQEVVKKLSTGLLGKLGKMAQGVDDLLNTAASKCRPMSTEEKIELGKCIRKLPEEALNRLVEIITRRKLASENSDRITMNLGELDDATLWRLYYHVEYALKENKK from the exons ATGACGGAAGGAACATGCAGTGCGGCGAGCCGCCACCTGCTCCCTCGGCACCAAGAATCCACGAAGAAGCGCAAGAAGGCTAGCGAGGCCACGATAAGAGAGACTTGGGCGGAGCTAGGCCAAGAAGGAACCCGGGGGTCGGAGATTGAAGGATCTGAGATGGCTAG GAATTTGACAAGGAAATCTTTCGAGGAGAATGAATCCAATGTTGATCTTATGGAGCACTACAAATGTATTCTATCTAAGATGTTGCGAGGGCAAGATGACTCTTTTTGTAAAGGAGTTAATAACGAAGTTCAAGGCACTAGTACTCAAAATAAGGGCAAAGAAGGCTACATTTGCAAGAGAACTTTTCCATTGTTTAAGGAACAATTCGGTGGTCTGTCAAAGAATGATAAGGAGAAAATAAAGCTTGCTCTTCATGAGATTATTACATTCCTCAACAATGATGTGGATGAG GTCGATCGAGATATTCAGGCAATGGAAGAAAGTGGCGAAACATGTCAAGAGGTTGTGAAGAAGTTATCTACTGGTTTATTGGGAAAG CTCGGCAAAATGGCGCAAGGTGTCGATGACTTGTTAAATACAGCAGCATCCAAATGCAG ACCTATGAGTACTGAGGAGAAAATTGAACTTGGTAAGTGCATCCGAAAGCTCCCAGAGGAGGCACTTAATCGCCTTGTGGAGATAATTACAAGAAGGAAACTGGCAAGTGAGAATTCTGATCGGATAACCATGAACTTGGGAGAACTG GATGATGCAACATTATGGAGGCTGTATTACCATGTGGAGTATGcgctaaaagaaaacaagaaatGA